The DNA region CAATCATTTCTTTGCCAAATGAAGATAGATTTCTTAGCACAACTAGCTAATACACTCCACAACGCACAAGTTGAAACAATAACTTTTTTGATTCTTAATACTTATGTCTGCAAGCTTAATACAATTCTTACTCTAAACCAGTTAAATTTGACACAGACACGTTCTTTGGAATGAAATCACAGTGCACTGCTCATTCTAAACCTGTATTCCTTTATTGTAACAGACTGAGaattttttctggtttttttttcttaccagGGTGATTTGTCTTGATGTGAGACTTTATAAGTCGATCTTCAGAAAATGACTTCTCACACACAGGACAGGAATATGTCTTTTTATCCttaagcaagaaagaaaagaaatagacTGCATTATCAGTCCACTGGTATAATAACTATAGTCATTATGCAGTAATACATGGTTCTCAACGAAGTCATAATTGAAAGTTGAggttttaagaagaaaaaaaagacatttataGAGAAATAAGTGAAGGAGAAATAGTAAAATATTCTAAGCACATCATTAATCCTCACAAATGAAGAGCTCCAAGTTACAGCATAAGAATATGCACAGCAAATGTAGAGCATTTTCTTGACTGACTCTTTACAGAATCAAGAGTCAAAAGATCAAATCACATAATGGAGGAAAATGTATTTCAATAATATTCAAGgttttttcacttttttccaAGGATCACCCTTTTGAAACCAAAGAATTAGATCCCATTATTCTGAAGACATCTACCACTGTGTATTTATAACACAACTTCATGGCCTGAAATTGAGCAGAAGAGGTAACAGGAACAGATGCCATTACTTATTCAAAGTCTATATTTCTATCTACTTTGTAAATATTCAGCACTTTATCTATTACCAATAGAGTATTATGACACTATTCTGATTTAAAAACTTACAGATTACTCTGGATTTTATCAGTGTTATTAATGTTATAAAAGACTTAATATTATCAAAGAAGTTGAACTGGATAGTTTTGACACAATTTCTCCCTATATGTAATTTTTGTGTAATTGTATTTTTAATGCTTTTACAAATGGATCCAGCCTCCCATAAAAATGTAGTGCTTTTCTCCATTAATTGGTAAATTACTCAATTTAAAATAATCTTTGCCAGTTATTGTATAAATTGAAGAGGATGTTCTTTTCAGAAGCACGTGCTGACACAACAGACTGGACGCTCAGTCAAAGGATTGGGCCATTTAGTCACCCTGGCACTGACCAGATTAACATTTGAACAGGTTATCAAAACAACAGATAGATTGAAGACTAGTTAGTCCTGACAACTAGGCAGACAACCAGATAACATATTACCTCGGGAGATGTGTACCTATCAAATCACCAAGAAATCACTGAAAAACGTGACAGAACAGACTTCACTGTTATTTCAGGACAGAAAACTTGAAGAATGTGGAAGGAAGATTATTTATCAAAAAGAAAGAGATTCCTTTGTTATGAAAGAGAAATTAGgaggcaacagaacaaaggtCCTAAACTCTTCCCGGTTTCTGGACTGAGACTAAACACATCTCTGAATAGCAAGAAAACTGTACATGGATGTCTctcaaaagaaaagcaagaattGATGTATTTTCACAGCAAACACATTTTGGAATATGATGCAAACAACTGCATTCAATATCATGTACCTGTGAGAAAGAAATCCCTATGCTGAAGTACATAAAAGCTAAAACCAGGAGTGTCCCTATAATGCATGGGCTGAAAAAGCAATAATAATTTGATGACAAAAGGATACATGCTATGAAGTTGTCATTGCCATTAATATGACAGTGGCACACGGAAGTTCTGAATTCACTGTCAGAAGGTCATTTGCTCCTGTGAGAAAAATTATCCAGGGACTGGAGATGGCAGCTTCTACAGGATTACCACTCATGAGTAGAGCAAGGAcacctgttttggtttttaaagcCGTCCTGCAGTAACAGAAGACTAGTACTTAACAAGAGTAGAAGTGTTCTATTCTGTTATGGACACCTTTAAAGTATCTTTGGCTGTTGGAAATATTGTCTAAGACCCTACCTGCTGACTACAGAAGACAACCTGAAACCACTAGGCACTGTAGCTATATTGTTCATGTCTAGGGAAAAATTAACATGAATCCTTAACTCAAGCATCACATTTTACTAGTAAAAGGAAGTGTAACATCATTTATCATAGTACTTTAAACGGTTTTGATGTTGCTTTCTCATATGCTTCAGACAAATTGGATACACTTGGTGCATTCTATCAAAGATGTCTAAGATTCTCTACAAGACAATGCCATCAAAAACTGTAATGTTGTCTAAGAATGATGAAAAGCCCATCTGTGTGACTTATGTCATCAGTCTTAAAGGACAGAAGAGTGAGTGTTGCAATTAAATAACtggtattttctcctccggTAAAATAAGACTCACATTCAGGAGACAGGTAAATTGCCTTTTAGAAGTATTTCACTGCATAAATTATTAATACCCAAAAATGCAAGGATGTAGTTTGTGCCCATTTTCTGGCAGTATCAGTCAAGCAAGTTTAATTACAAATAGCATGCTTGCCAAACATTTATTGAAATTCCAAACTGTATTTTATTCAATACCAGTACCTTCATATAAAATTGTATGAGGTATCATGTTCCTCCTAAGCACTGCAGATGGCCTTCAAGAAGGATTCCAATCAAAAGTGGACTAAATTTATCATATCTGGAGAGCAGGCACTTGCCATACATGGTTTTCTAGGGAGTCAATCTGCAATGGGAAGGAGTTCACCCATGTTCATGCACCTTGTCAGTGTATGCACACTAAAATCCCTCTGGGTAGTCACAAATCTAGAATGTCCTAAATCACTTACATCTTGCCAGCAGAAATGTTCTTGCTGTGTGGTGGGTAACGTCGACCATGGTAATTCAGACTTTTTCTGACAATAGCTTAACCTATCTGGGGCACTCATGCAAAACAATAAAGTAGAACAAGAAAAACTAGGCACCATtgataaaaaaatatttcttttttttaatcttccagGAGAAGTATGCAAATAACTCCTACTTCTACAAAACAATTTTAATCAACAATGAAAAATACAAATCTGACTCCTCAGTTCTAAGAGAGTTCCTCTTCTgaatacaaatatatatatatttaaaatactTTCAACAAATGCAAGCAAGGTTTATGAAGAAAACGTTTTTCCTCAAAAGATTGTTGGATCAGAGCAAGATCACAAAGTAGTGTCCTGCACAGAGGTCTTCCAGTGAGGCGTACACCCTTTGCATTTACTTTCTCAAAGAAAACATGTAACAAGGCACATTGGAGAAGTAGATTAGACTTGTTAACACAATGGCATTCAGAGCTGGAAGTCTGAGTAAGGCAGGAGCCTTTAAAATGTCATCTCTTCATCTTTGTACCCACAACATAAAATAATAGTTGTTCTAAGAGACTGACTGCAACTAGGTAGAgccattgggaaaaaaaaatcctttcaatGACTTCCCTCTATAGTAACTGAGAGAAACAGACTTGCACTTTACCTCAGTCATCTATTTACAAAGTCCATGGAATAGAGTTAAGAAACAATAGTACCAGACCTCACTTTATTAAAACCCAAAGAATCTGAGAATAACAGgaaaatcaaagaaaaaaatagatgaaAACATGCTCTACTTAAAATTACTGTAAGATGAAACAAATATCTAGTTGCTGTACCTCATGTAATTCCCTGCATAGAAGTATCTAGAGAGCACTTGGGTAAGTACTCTTATCTATGTCTTCAAATATTGCCATGTGATTTCAAACACTATGATGATAACACTGAATTTATACAAGTAAACTGTTTGGTTTGCTACTTACCAGTTCTGTGTGAACTTTAAGATGAGCCTGGAGCTTGTATTTATCTGGAGTAGAGTAGTCACAATGTTCTGTGGGACACTTCAGCAAAATactgctgtgtttctgaatGACATGACGCTTTAGACAGTTTTTGGTGATGGAAGAATAATTGCACTGGGAGCAGTAATATAAATGTTCTCGAGTATGTGTACGAACATGCATGTCATAATGTACTTGGTACCAGAACAACTTGcctgaaaataaaattaaacatgAAGAAAGACATTTCTAAACAATTTTTAGTAAAAATTCCAATGCACACACGATTTTCTTTCAGAGCAAAGTACACTATTTGAGCCCTGTCTCTTTTGTCTTTAACAAAAATTTGTCCTAAAGACTCTCCACTACTTAAAATATCTTCACAAAAGCCATTTTTGTCTAAAAACATTGTGTCCTGTGTCCTGAAACTGCCTAATAAGGGCAGCTTTAATACAAGTCGATGGTCTCTTACCTAATGAGAATGCTCTTTATATCTGTTCTCCTATACAAAGTATCTGAATGCAACTGTACACTAAGTGAAACTGCAAAAATCTTTATTGTTACTTAATTTCATGTTATTCCCTCCTAAAAACCTTTCTCATATAATGATATTTGAAAGTGTATAGCAATTCATCTAATGTAAAATGTAAGGGCACTCCAAAACCTTGATTtcctcacatttttttttccattctcaaGAACAAAGATCACAAGATAAATACTAACTTGTTTCCTTTCCAGTTGTTTAAACAAAAATTTTCAAATGGGAATGATGCATGACTCCCACTTtcatatgttaaaaaaaaaaccacaacaaaaaactcCAAAAAACTATAATCAGAACAGTCCTTGATCTGATGCATAATTTTTACTTTACAGTGTACGTCTGTATCTCCTCTATGTGATGTATATTACTATAATCCTCTCTCAGTATATGGAAAAGTCTCTGAATTTTATACTAAGCTACTAATAAAGCTTAAGCATTAAAGCATGGGCTGACAAATTCTGATCACAAGCCTAAATTCGCCTGCTGGACCCCAATGAAAGTTatgagctggggagaggcacaTGGACAGAAATCATCTAATTCTATTCcatcacaacaacaaaaaactgaGTCTAGCAAGGCATTGCTTTACCACTATCCCACTAACATTCTTCAGAGAAAGCAAAAAGTAAATCTCACTGAACTCCAGAATGCATACAAAATCAATATTGTTACAAAGAGGTGCAAGTACAGCAAACTCTGTAAACCaggggagaaggaaaacattggccCACAACATAACAtttgaaaaaacccaaacaaacataaTTCTAGTGCTCCTTACCACAATATTCACATTCTAAGTCTCCATAAACTTTCCTTATTTTTTCACACAACTCTGTATTCATTTGCCTCTTCTGTAAGCTATCCAAGATCTGCATAAAGGCAACAGCTCCACTCCCACTATCTGGCGTAACTGCATTAGAAGAGGCTGCCTGTGGACTGGCAGCTGCATTAACTTCTGGTGATGGCAAAGGGTTTGTGGTTTCTGCTAAATTTTGAATTGGCAGATTGCTTGTTTCTGATTCACTACATGGAGCAGATTGATTTCTCTCTTCAGAGACCGAAAGGTTTTCAGTCACTGCATTATTCTCACTCGGATTTAAACTTTCAACTTCAGACGGCAAAATACGAGTTTCTTCACCCTCCCCATTTATGGAACTGCACTGATTAACTTCCTCTTCATTTGCAGGAGAAACGTTTAACTCATCAGGACCAGAAGTACTATCCTTCAGCAGAACGCCGTCTGGTGCTACACAGGACTGAGAGTTTAAGACTGCTCCATTTGCTGCCTGGCACGTCTCCGTTCCATTCCCCACCAGAGGATTTTCTACCTCTAACGAAGAGACTCCAGTAACAGTTTTTGAGTCACCATTATGTTGATCGTTACAGTTTACATCTGCAGCTGTCGATTCCCCTTTACTTTCAGATGGTTGTGCTACGTTAACAGCATCAGTACTCATGACAATCAATTCATCTGCACTTTGTGTTAGCTGTTCACCAAGGGCTTCTGGCTGGATATCACCTCCTGGCTCCAGCAGGCAGAAACTCTGATTGATGGAATCATTGTAAACAGAATTTTCTTGCAAATCTGCATGCGCATCTTTGATGTGAGCACGGAGCCTTATAGAACTGACAAATTTCTTtaggcacacagaacacacatATACAAATGGATGCTTTCGAACATGAAGCTCAAGGGCTTGGTATTTAGTGGCTCCATGACCACAGAGCTCACAAGCAAAAGGCCTTTCATCACCATGGACAAGCATGTGACGATCTCGGTCGAGTTCATTTTTGAATTTGCGTTCACAAATGTGGCAGTCATAAAGAAGTTGCCTTTTGCCCTCTCGCGTCATCAAGCGAAGCTCATCAAAAACATCTTTGACCTTTTTATCTTGAAGGTCATGTGTTTCCTTGATATGCTTGATCAAATTTTTAACATCAGAGTATTTCTTTTTGCAGAAGCGACAGTGTTGCTTAATTTTCTTATGAACTCTTTCAATATGAACTTTGAGATGACCTTTGCTGAGACAAGTGAATGTACAATAATCGCAGCTAAACTTTTCTCCGGTGTGTTTCCGCATGTGAACATTAAGGTTGGCTTTGATTGCACTGGCATAACTGCAGTATGAACACTTGTAAGGTTTTTCATTGGTATGAATTCTCAAATGTGCCTGGAGAGAGTGTTTAAATTTGAACACCTTGTTACAGTATTCACATGTAAAAATCTTCAGCTGAGTTGGACCCAacctaaaacaaaaccaagccagTTATATTAACAACAATGAAACTCGTTGACATAAAATGGTGACATTTTCCTAGATAATCCTAACCTAGAGAAACGTTTCATTTAAAATAAGGTATTCTCCAAAGGCTTTTTAAATTCTACAGCTTGTGTACTGGTTATTTTCAGctgtttctgtattttaaagCATCAGAAAATATTTTGTTCATATTTTGCATGAGCACAAATACAGGTACTTGAAAATCACCTGCTTGATTTCATTGCCTGTTCATATAGGGTTTGCTGAATGGCATATTCTTGATATCCTTTTCGTTGTGATGGGTCTTGAACTGTTGCCTCTGGAACTGTAGGCTCACTTTCCTGTGGAGCACCCTCAACGGgaataatttttgtggctcctaaaagcaagaacaaaaaATGTCCATTCAAAACTTCATCTTAAAACACTGTCTATAAtacacaaatataaacaaaataTTAAACTCTGTAATCACCAATCCAACTATTTTAGTTTCTGTTGTTAAATTTGTGCATAGAACAATGGTTACACTTCTGGAAATATCAGTACTTATACCACAGATATGCTTTAGTAACATGCCAGGACTGTCTGTTCTGAAGTTTATTTATGGTGCTAGATGCTACTATTATGAGATCCTATAACCAAATACTTAAattcttttatctttttctgtttctgccTCATACTACACCATTTAAAAACTTCAGTTCCACAAATAAGGCTGAAGAAGAGACACTGTTTAGTCTCTTTCTTTTGCTGCCACCCCTCAGAATAAAATAGTGTGCTCCATACACACTTCTCAGCCTCCATTAGAAGCAGAAGTAAATGGGCACTTCCAACTGCAATATGGATCATATCCCTTCAACTCACATAGTTGAAGCATAAATAAACATTGCTTAAAAGATGTGATTGTGTTGAGATGGATACTCTTTATTTTCTAAACAGTGGAAGGAAAAGTTTAATGCTGAGCACCCATAGTTATCATTGAAAGTAATGAAAATCCATTTAAATATTAACTtatactgaaaaaaacaaaccccaaatctCATGCACATCAAGTGAGGAACACATTATTGATTGATCCTCTCCTTTTTTAACTTGCAACTCATCTACCCACATGTTCAATGGGAATTTACAGTAAGAATACAAAATATCTGAGACACAACAGTTTATAAAGGCCCTGGAAAGTAAAAACAGTCAATATCTTTGATAGATTCTCATAGTTATTCATATATAAGTATATACAAATTGACATGTCTGAATAAAGTTCAAAGGATGACATATgagatattcatagaatcaaccaggttggaagagacctccaagatcatctagtccaacctagcatccagccctatccagtcaactagaccatggccctaagtgcctcatccaggctttaacaATAGGATGAAATTAATTCTTGTTCCACTCAAAGAGCACATTCCTGAAGATATTATTTACAAAATATATACAGCATTAATGAGAATTCAAAGAACAACAAAACTAAATCATCAACAGTGCAAATTACTGACTAGGTTCCCTAAAAAACTTTTAGCCTGCAGACCATCAAAAGCATTAGGAAAAAGGCAGGTAAAGTATATGGCACAAATCATTAAGTAATAAGCAAGGGTTACCCAACGACATGTGTGAAAGACTTCAGAACATTAAGCCGGAAAAGCAGTACTGTACACAAGACAAGAGAGAAAGATGGAGATACCTTGGCTTCTTCAGAGTGATTTAAAGTAGTAAATAGAGATATTTTCAGAAGAGGCCACTGACAAGCATGTAAGGCCACGAAAGCATTTTTATCAGATGGGACATTAGCCAACAGACTGTAATAGCTATGTTGTTCATTTAACTGGCTGGATCTAAAAATAGAACATTCTGACTACTGTTTACTTAATACTTTCAGTTCTGTACTAAACATTCTATCATCTGATTAGAATTAATCTTCCAAATTTTCAACCTAAATGAAACAGAATATTGTAACTTCTTTCTGTCACTTGCTCTCCCACAACTGCCAGGTTGTTAGCAGGACTGCATGCCCAAAATTGCACTGCAGTATTCCAGGGAGACAGGAGTTTGTCACTACAGAACAGGAGATGTGGTTCAATCAACAGGTTCAGTGTAAAGACGATAAAACAGACATTAGACACCAGGATGATGTTCCCATTGTTCAATATTTTTAAAATAGAAGCAAGATGCCCTTTATTTTGAATGACTCAGTTAAAAGAAAATAGATCTTGAACTGCTCTACATGCATGGTTACCTCTTTCGGGCCTCCCATTTCCTGAATGTGAGACAAAGATCCTCATTAAATGTTCTGCACTGaacctcctctgtgcccttctgcCTTTCAGGATGTTTTAAGCATTTCCTGAAAAGATTGTTAAACTGTTTAATAGGCTTTTATGTTATCAGTATTAAATTTTAAATTAGATCGACTAGATAAGTACTCATCAGTATTTTGCATACTCAGAGGGAACAGAATGTTTTGCGTCATCCTAGCACTACAGCCTACATTCTCCATGCAGTTAATAGAGTGACAAATACCTCTACAAACCTAAAAAGAGAGATGTAATTTTTCAAACATACTGATAGTGTACTTGCTGCGAGTAAGCAATCACATCGACTCATGTTAAGTATTCACTTCCTGCTCTTAGAAGATACAGAAACATTAAGAAATGTTAGACATTACTATCCAGTTGGGATACTAAGTACGGCCTACTAACTGACCAGTAGCCACAGCTATCATTGTTGTATCATAAACTAAGGATTAAAGTGAGAAACTTGGCTTCTTGGCTGCATCTGACTTTGCAGGCAGTGAACCCTGTGCCATATCCCAAAAGAATGCCCTGAATATTTGTGTCTCTAAAAGCAGCCACAGGCAAAGGAAAAAGTGTAAAACAAGGCAAATAGATAGAGGATCTGTTTTTCAATTTAAAATAGTCGACATTCAGTAAAGAAGATAGAAGTTTTCCTGACTGTTTTCCCTGGACAAACATTTCAAGAAGAGAGAGTATACAAAtgccaggaggagaaaaagaagttaACTGTACTGATAATTTCTTTCACAAAACCCCTTCCTTCAGCACTACATTATCTatattttaaatgaaaaatgGAGTTCAGTTTACTAGTTTACTTATGCCTTTTGCATTCCTCTTTTCAGTCAATACTGTCTGGTCTAAGTCAATCTACTTTAAGAGTAATAAGCTTTGAGTTACTCATGACATTCTGACAGTAACTTCTACAGATAAGCATTACCCAGTGTGCTATATCTTCGGCTCAAACTCAGTCATAGCCTCTAATCTCTTACAGTCCATCCCTTAGTAACTTGCCTTTCACTGTAGAGCTCTGCAGTACTTACCAACAGACTAAAAGATAATGACAATGGAAGAAATTATTAGTAATAGATTAGAATACAGATGGAAACATCATCAAATAAATTCATATTAAAACTCAAGTAAATTCTGTAACCTTCCTACAATTTCAAATATGGATGACAAAAAGGGTCTAGAAGATCCTGAGAACAGGAACAAAGACAAAATCAAAAGTATTTTGTTTGAAAAGCTATACGCATCTCAAAGAAtttcagcttggaagagagacGAGTGAAAGAGAAATATAGGAGAAACATGAGAAACTTCTAAAATTAGCAATACTGTGAAAAAGTGTGAATAATCATTCTCTGTTTTATAAACCATGAACTAAGAAGACTTTGAAAAAATAAGAAATCCACAGGCTTAAAACAAAAGAATGTACACTTTCATCCTCTGTGCAATTATATTATGGAACAATTACTGTCTAACATTACAAGACTGAAAATATAAATGTATTAAGGAAGGGATTTAGACAAAGTAATAGATATGTATTAAATAAGTTGATCCAGATGCAATTCCCAGCTCAATGAATGTCAAAATCTGGAAGGCTTTACATAACAAGTATAGTATTTTCTTCCTACAGGAAGATAGGATATTCATAGATGAGCGCATCCAGCTTCCTCTACCATCACAATTAGAAATGCATTTTAGCAAACAAATTCTAAGCATATCACAGATCTCAATATCAAAAGGTATTACAGAACAATACAGAAAATCCAGCTAGCTTCCAACCTACAACAATAAAATCAATAAATGAATTCCTGTTGTTCTGAGAGCTATAAGCAAAACAAATATTCAGAGATGTAGGCAATAATGAAAAGTAGATCAATAAAGCTACAGAGCTAAAAATAATGCACAAAACAATTAGAAGTATATTGTGCCAGTCAGGTGAGTGAATAGCCTATATAAACAGGCAAATGCAAGTCTAGTCTTAAAATAAATTGTCTGAAATAATTCCAAAATTCTTTGCTGAAAAGATACTACAGAAAT from Pogoniulus pusillus isolate bPogPus1 chromosome 14, bPogPus1.pri, whole genome shotgun sequence includes:
- the ZFAT gene encoding zinc finger protein ZFAT isoform X4 encodes the protein MRIFVSHSGNGRPERGATKIIPVEGAPQESEPTVPEATVQDPSQRKGYQEYAIQQTLYEQAMKSSRLGPTQLKIFTCEYCNKVFKFKHSLQAHLRIHTNEKPYKCSYCSYASAIKANLNVHMRKHTGEKFSCDYCTFTCLSKGHLKVHIERVHKKIKQHCRFCKKKYSDVKNLIKHIKETHDLQDKKVKDVFDELRLMTREGKRQLLYDCHICERKFKNELDRDRHMLVHGDERPFACELCGHGATKYQALELHVRKHPFVYVCSVCLKKFVSSIRLRAHIKDAHADLQENSVYNDSINQSFCLLEPGGDIQPEALGEQLTQSADELIVMSTDAVNVAQPSESKGESTAADVNCNDQHNGDSKTVTGVSSLEVENPLVGNGTETCQAANGAVLNSQSCVAPDGVLLKDSTSGPDELNVSPANEEEVNQCSSINGEGEETRILPSEVESLNPSENNAVTENLSVSEERNQSAPCSESETSNLPIQNLAETTNPLPSPEVNAAASPQAASSNAVTPDSGSGAVAFMQILDSLQKRQMNTELCEKIRKVYGDLECEYCGKLFWYQVHYDMHVRTHTREHLYYCSQCNYSSITKNCLKRHVIQKHSSILLKCPTEHCDYSTPDKYKLQAHLKVHTELDKKTYSCPVCEKSFSEDRLIKSHIKTNHPDVSMTTISEILGRRVQLKGLIGKRAVKCPYCDFYFMKNGSDLQRHIWAHEGVKPFKCSLCEYATRSKSNLKAHMNRHSTEKTHLCDMCGKKFKSKGTLKSHKVLHTANGKQFKCTVCDYTAAQKPQLLRHMEQHVSFKPFRCAHCHYSCNISGSLKRHYNRKHPHEEYVNIGSGEPAAEALIQQGGIKCPVCSFVYGTKWEFNRHLKNKHGMKLVEHDGETKWELTAEVSEEASTQYLHITEAGEDVQGTQAAVAALQNLRYTSENGERLDPTAVNILQQIIELGSETHDATAVASVVTMAPGTVTVVKQVKEEEQSANHTLMIQETLQQASVELSEQHHLVVSSDEVEGIETVTVYTQGGDASEFIVYVQEAVQPAEEQTVEQSVQEL
- the ZFAT gene encoding zinc finger protein ZFAT isoform X2; the protein is MDAAAAGIFMCKLCNLFSPNQSELLSHVSEKHTEEGRNVDDIIIPLQPLTVPTSINKDGEDLLVVKKKRGRPRGSTKKFCVDEDVAENNPVPSEETPPGTEEGPELSEVSPGSLECRKCSRKFSNTRQLRKHICIIVLNEGEEEGDGGNDSDVDLDRKEDERERTPKRPRVQKIEKTPLTKENEQVLGAKNPIISVVLTAHEAIPGATKIIPVEGAPQESEPTVPEATVQDPSQRKGYQEYAIQQTLYEQAMKSSRLGPTQLKIFTCEYCNKVFKFKHSLQAHLRIHTNEKPYKCSYCSYASAIKANLNVHMRKHTGEKFSCDYCTFTCLSKGHLKVHIERVHKKIKQHCRFCKKKYSDVKNLIKHIKETHDLQDKKVKDVFDELRLMTREGKRQLLYDCHICERKFKNELDRDRHMLVHGDERPFACELCGHGATKYQALELHVRKHPFVYVCSVCLKKFVSSIRLRAHIKDAHADLQENSVYNDSINQSFCLLEPGGDIQPEALGEQLTQSADELIVMSTDAVNVAQPSESKGESTAADVNCNDQHNGDSKTVTGVSSLEVENPLVGNGTETCQAANGAVLNSQSCVAPDGVLLKDSTSGPDELNVSPANEEEVNQCSSINGEGEETRILPSEVESLNPSENNAVTENLSVSEERNQSAPCSESETSNLPIQNLAETTNPLPSPEVNAAASPQAASSNAVTPDSGSGAVAFMQILDSLQKRQMNTELCEKIRKVYGDLECEYCGKLFWYQVHYDMHVRTHTREHLYYCSQCNYSSITKNCLKRHVIQKHSSILLKCPTEHCDYSTPDKYKLQAHLKVHTELDKKTYSCPVCEKSFSEDRLIKSHIKTNHPDVSMTTISEILGRRVQLKGLIGKRAVKCPYCDFYFMKNGSDLQRHIWAHEGVKPFKCSLCEYATRSKSNLKAHMNRHSTEKTHLCDMCGKKFKSKGTLKSHKVLHTANGKQFKCTVCDYTAAQKPQLLRHMEQHVSFKPFRCAHCHYSCNISGSLKRHYNRKHPHEEYVNIGSGEPAAEALIQQGGIKCPVCSFVYGTKWEFNRHLKNKHGMKLVEHDGETKWELTAEVSEEASTQYLHITEAGEDVQGTQAAVAALQNLRYTSENGERLDPTAVNILQQIIELGSETHDATAVASVVTMAPGTVTVVKQVKEEEQSANHTLMIQETLQQASVELSEQHHLVVSSDEVEGIETVTVYTQGGDASEFIVYVQEAVQPAEEQTVEQSVQEL
- the ZFAT gene encoding zinc finger protein ZFAT isoform X3 translates to MCKLCNLFSPNQSELLSHVSEKHTEEGRNVDDIIIPLQPLTVPTSINKDGEDLLVVKKKRGRPRGSTKKFCVDEDVAENNPVPSEETPPGTEEGPELSEVSPGSLECRKCSRKFSNTRQLRKHICIIVLNEGEEEGDGGNDSDVDLDRKEDERERTPKRPRVQKIEKTPLTKENEQVLGAKNPIISVVLTAHEAIPGATKIIPVEGAPQESEPTVPEATVQDPSQRKGYQEYAIQQTLYEQAMKSSRLGPTQLKIFTCEYCNKVFKFKHSLQAHLRIHTNEKPYKCSYCSYASAIKANLNVHMRKHTGEKFSCDYCTFTCLSKGHLKVHIERVHKKIKQHCRFCKKKYSDVKNLIKHIKETHDLQDKKVKDVFDELRLMTREGKRQLLYDCHICERKFKNELDRDRHMLVHGDERPFACELCGHGATKYQALELHVRKHPFVYVCSVCLKKFVSSIRLRAHIKDAHADLQENSVYNDSINQSFCLLEPGGDIQPEALGEQLTQSADELIVMSTDAVNVAQPSESKGESTAADVNCNDQHNGDSKTVTGVSSLEVENPLVGNGTETCQAANGAVLNSQSCVAPDGVLLKDSTSGPDELNVSPANEEEVNQCSSINGEGEETRILPSEVESLNPSENNAVTENLSVSEERNQSAPCSESETSNLPIQNLAETTNPLPSPEVNAAASPQAASSNAVTPDSGSGAVAFMQILDSLQKRQMNTELCEKIRKVYGDLECEYCGKLFWYQVHYDMHVRTHTREHLYYCSQCNYSSITKNCLKRHVIQKHSSILLKCPTEHCDYSTPDKYKLQAHLKVHTELDKKTYSCPVCEKSFSEDRLIKSHIKTNHPDVSMTTISEILGRRVQLKGLIGKRAVKCPYCDFYFMKNGSDLQRHIWAHEGVKPFKCSLCEYATRSKSNLKAHMNRHSTEKTHLCDMCGKKFKSKGTLKSHKVLHTANGKQFKCTVCDYTAAQKPQLLRHMEQHVSFKPFRCAHCHYSCNISGSLKRHYNRKHPHEEYVNIGSGEPAAEALIQQGGIKCPVCSFVYGTKWEFNRHLKNKHGMKLVEHDGETKWELTAEVSEEASTQYLHITEAGEDVQGTQAAVAALQNLRYTSENGERLDPTAVNILQQIIELGSETHDATAVASVVTMAPGTVTVVKQVKEEEQSANHTLMIQETLQQASVELSEQHHLVVSSDEVEGIETVTVYTQGGDASEFIVYVQEAVQPAEEQTVEQSVQEL